One genomic segment of Streptomyces sp. TLI_146 includes these proteins:
- a CDS encoding holin: MFTKAFWKATAERAIRTFAQSLAAVLTAGATNLFDVDWKAALATAGLATLASVLMAIGSSGLGRPGPGLTETTVPDAPAKPATATPGTEGAAKPAV; this comes from the coding sequence ATGTTCACCAAAGCCTTCTGGAAGGCCACCGCCGAGCGGGCCATTCGTACGTTCGCGCAGTCCCTCGCGGCCGTCCTGACGGCCGGGGCGACCAACCTGTTCGACGTGGACTGGAAAGCGGCGCTGGCCACCGCGGGTCTGGCGACGCTGGCCTCCGTGCTGATGGCCATCGGCTCGTCGGGCCTGGGGCGGCCGGGCCCGGGTCTCACCGAGACCACGGTGCCCGACGCCCCCGCCAAGCCGGCGACGGCGACACCCGGAACCGAAGGCGCCGCCAAGCCCGCCGTATAG
- a CDS encoding maleylpyruvate isomerase family mycothiol-dependent enzyme, translating into MSEALEQALAEALAGLVTAVDTCEDDVLDPDTAVKWLEGSAYVLDRLAPADRRRLAELFRAAALREPAGPWRDDLLKVGDGFGLDEDQHERHCDAVETRVRRFVETVRAVDPATEVPACPGWTFADLTRHHGTTHRWIAHLVRHRVTERVWSRDVPLELPDEEKDYPDWLAAAAEESLRVLRSADPETPMWSHGADQHVRFFARRLLFEAVVHLADAELALGRTPRVEACTAADGIEEFLENLPFLGRAESVAALGWDGASLRLRATDTGAAWTVVLGGANDFRWENAAGGASGSAVPRGDATVTVEGPAGELLLLVYGRRAPGDEEFAVTGEREVLDAWLAATAL; encoded by the coding sequence ATGAGCGAGGCGCTGGAACAGGCGCTGGCGGAGGCGCTGGCGGGGCTGGTCACCGCGGTGGACACCTGCGAGGACGACGTGCTCGACCCCGACACCGCAGTGAAGTGGCTGGAGGGCAGCGCGTATGTGCTCGACCGGCTCGCCCCCGCCGACCGGCGGCGGCTCGCCGAGCTGTTCCGGGCCGCCGCGCTGCGCGAACCGGCCGGGCCCTGGCGCGACGACCTGCTCAAGGTCGGGGACGGTTTCGGGCTCGACGAGGACCAGCACGAGCGGCACTGCGACGCGGTCGAGACGCGGGTGCGGCGGTTCGTCGAGACCGTGCGCGCCGTCGACCCCGCGACCGAGGTGCCCGCCTGCCCGGGCTGGACCTTCGCCGACCTCACCCGCCACCACGGCACCACGCACCGCTGGATCGCCCATCTCGTACGCCACCGGGTCACCGAGCGCGTCTGGTCGCGGGACGTGCCGCTGGAGCTGCCGGACGAGGAGAAGGACTATCCGGACTGGCTGGCGGCCGCGGCCGAGGAGTCGCTGAGGGTGCTGCGCTCGGCCGACCCCGAGACCCCAATGTGGTCGCACGGCGCGGACCAGCACGTCCGGTTCTTCGCCCGGCGGCTGCTCTTCGAGGCCGTGGTGCACCTCGCGGACGCCGAGCTGGCGCTGGGGCGTACGCCACGCGTCGAGGCGTGTACGGCGGCCGACGGCATCGAGGAGTTCCTGGAGAACCTGCCGTTCCTCGGGCGCGCGGAGTCGGTCGCCGCGCTCGGCTGGGACGGCGCGTCCCTGCGGCTGCGCGCCACCGACACCGGCGCTGCCTGGACGGTCGTCCTCGGCGGCGCGAACGACTTCCGGTGGGAGAACGCCGCAGGCGGCGCGAGCGGCTCCGCCGTCCCCAGGGGCGACGCCACCGTCACCGTCGAGGGCCCGGCGGGCGAACTGCTGCTGCTCGTGTACGGGCGGCGGGCGCCCGGCGACGAGGAGTTCGCGGTCACGGGCGAGCGCGAGGTGCTCGACGCGTGGCTGGCCGCGACGGCGCTCTGA
- a CDS encoding SGNH/GDSL hydrolase family protein, with translation MEMNASYTSFVAVGDSFTEGMSDLLPDGSYRGWADLLAARLAARTPGFRYANLAVRGKLIGQIVDEQVEPAAAMRADVVTLVGGLNDALRPKCDMGRVRGLLTEAVEKLAPSCGQLVLMRSPGRNGPVMERFRPRMEELFAHIEDLAAKHDALVVDLYGAAVLGDPRLWDVDRLHLTAEGHRRVAEAVWQKLGLPAEDDWLAPLPHGPRPRWATRRVADARFARQHLAPWIARRLTGRSSGDGRPAKRPELLPYDTTPAADGRAGTASGDVTALS, from the coding sequence ATGGAGATGAATGCCAGCTACACAAGCTTTGTCGCAGTCGGCGATTCCTTTACCGAGGGCATGTCCGACCTCCTGCCCGACGGCTCCTACCGCGGCTGGGCGGATCTGCTCGCGGCCCGGCTCGCCGCCCGGACACCCGGCTTCCGTTACGCCAATCTCGCCGTACGCGGAAAGCTCATCGGCCAGATCGTCGACGAGCAGGTCGAACCCGCCGCGGCGATGCGGGCGGACGTGGTGACCCTGGTGGGCGGCCTCAACGACGCCCTGCGCCCCAAGTGCGACATGGGCAGGGTGCGCGGGCTCCTCACCGAGGCCGTCGAGAAGCTGGCGCCGTCCTGCGGCCAACTCGTCCTGATGCGCAGCCCCGGCCGCAACGGCCCGGTGATGGAACGCTTCCGCCCCCGTATGGAAGAGCTCTTCGCCCACATCGAGGACCTCGCCGCCAAACACGACGCCCTGGTCGTCGACCTGTACGGCGCGGCCGTGCTCGGCGATCCGCGCCTGTGGGACGTCGACCGGCTCCATCTGACCGCCGAGGGGCACCGCCGGGTGGCCGAGGCGGTCTGGCAGAAGCTCGGGCTCCCGGCCGAGGACGACTGGCTCGCCCCGCTGCCGCACGGTCCGCGGCCGCGCTGGGCGACGCGCCGCGTGGCCGACGCACGGTTCGCCCGGCAGCACCTCGCCCCGTGGATCGCCCGCCGCCTCACCGGCCGGTCCTCGGGCGACGGCCGCCCGGCGAAACGCCCGGAGCTCCTGCCGTACGACACGACCCCGGCGGCGGACGGGCGGGCGGGCACGGCGTCCGGCGATGTGACCGCGCTCTCGTAG
- the purB gene encoding adenylosuccinate lyase translates to MTAVSAKPRIPNVLAGRYASTELAVLWSPEQKVKLERQLWLAVLRAQKDLGIEVPDAALSDYERVLDQVDLASIAEREKVTRHDVKARIEEFNALAGHEQVHKGMTSRDLTENVEQLQIRLSLELMRDRTVAVLARLGKLSGEYAELVMAGRSHNVAAQATTLGKRFATAADELLVAYGRLEELLARYPLRGIKGPVGTAQDMLDLLGGDASKLAELEQRIAGHLGFAHAFTSVGQVYPRSLDYDVVTALVQLAAAPSSVAKTIRLMAGHELVTEGFKPGQVGSSAMPHKMNTRSCERVNGLMVILRGYASMTGELAGDQWNEGDVSCSVVRRVALPDAFFAFDGLLETFLTVLDEFGAFPAVVARELDRYLPFLATTKVLMAAVRAGVGREAAHEVIKEHAVASALAMREQGAERNELLDKLAADDRMPLDRAQLDALMADKLSFTGAAGDQVSALVSRIEEIAKQHPAAAAYTPGSIL, encoded by the coding sequence GTGACTGCTGTGTCTGCGAAGCCTCGCATCCCCAATGTCCTGGCCGGCCGCTACGCCTCCACGGAGCTGGCCGTCCTCTGGTCCCCCGAGCAGAAGGTGAAGCTGGAGCGTCAGCTCTGGCTCGCCGTGCTGCGCGCGCAGAAGGACCTCGGGATCGAGGTGCCGGACGCCGCCCTCAGCGACTACGAGCGCGTACTCGACCAGGTCGACCTCGCGTCGATCGCCGAGCGCGAGAAGGTCACGCGCCACGACGTGAAGGCCCGGATCGAGGAGTTCAACGCCCTCGCCGGACACGAGCAGGTCCACAAGGGCATGACGTCCCGCGACCTGACCGAGAACGTCGAGCAGCTCCAGATCCGGCTCTCGCTCGAATTGATGCGCGACCGGACCGTGGCGGTCCTGGCCCGGCTCGGCAAGCTCTCCGGCGAGTACGCGGAGCTGGTCATGGCGGGCCGCTCGCACAACGTCGCCGCGCAGGCCACCACTCTCGGCAAGCGCTTCGCCACCGCCGCCGACGAGCTGCTCGTCGCCTACGGCCGCCTGGAGGAGCTGCTCGCCCGCTACCCGCTGCGCGGCATCAAGGGCCCGGTCGGCACCGCCCAGGACATGCTCGACCTGCTCGGCGGCGACGCCTCGAAGCTCGCCGAGCTCGAACAGCGCATCGCCGGACACCTCGGTTTCGCCCACGCCTTCACCTCCGTCGGTCAGGTCTACCCGCGCTCGCTCGACTACGACGTCGTCACCGCCCTGGTGCAGCTCGCCGCCGCGCCCTCCTCAGTCGCCAAGACGATCCGGCTGATGGCCGGGCACGAGCTGGTCACCGAGGGCTTCAAGCCCGGCCAGGTCGGCTCGTCCGCGATGCCGCACAAGATGAACACCCGCTCCTGCGAGCGCGTGAACGGCCTGATGGTCATCCTGCGCGGCTACGCCTCGATGACCGGCGAGCTCGCCGGCGACCAGTGGAACGAGGGCGACGTCTCCTGCTCGGTCGTCCGCCGGGTCGCGCTGCCCGACGCGTTCTTCGCCTTCGACGGCCTGCTCGAGACCTTCCTCACCGTGCTCGACGAGTTCGGCGCCTTCCCCGCCGTCGTGGCCCGCGAGCTGGACCGCTACCTGCCCTTCCTCGCCACCACCAAGGTGCTGATGGCGGCGGTACGCGCCGGGGTCGGCCGCGAGGCCGCGCACGAGGTCATCAAGGAGCACGCCGTCGCCTCCGCCCTGGCCATGCGCGAGCAGGGCGCCGAGCGCAACGAACTCCTCGACAAGCTGGCCGCCGACGACCGCATGCCGCTCGACCGCGCCCAGCTCGACGCCCTGATGGCCGACAAGCTCTCCTTCACCGGCGCCGCTGGCGACCAGGTCAGCGCGCTGGTCTCCCGTATCGAGGAGATCGCCAAGCAGCACCCGGCCGCCGCCGCTTACACCCCCGGCTCGATCCTCTGA
- the mug gene encoding G/U mismatch-specific DNA glycosylase — translation MTPEELQAARDTVIPDVAAGGLSVLFCGINPSLMSGATGHHFARPGNRFWPVLHLSGFTPRQLKPWEQNELLTYGLGITNVVARATARADELSAEEFREGGRLLTAKVERLRPRYLAVVGVTAYRTAFDDRKARIGPQTRTIGETRVWALPNPSGLNAHWTAQTMAEEYARLRAAAQADADTATATA, via the coding sequence ATGACTCCCGAGGAACTCCAGGCCGCCCGCGACACCGTCATCCCCGACGTGGCCGCGGGCGGTCTGTCCGTGCTCTTCTGCGGCATCAACCCGAGCCTGATGTCCGGCGCCACCGGCCACCACTTCGCCCGCCCGGGCAACCGCTTCTGGCCGGTCCTGCACCTGTCGGGCTTCACCCCGCGCCAGCTGAAGCCCTGGGAGCAGAACGAGTTGCTCACTTACGGCCTCGGCATCACCAACGTCGTCGCCCGGGCCACCGCCCGAGCCGACGAGCTGAGCGCCGAGGAGTTCCGCGAGGGCGGCCGTCTCCTCACCGCCAAGGTCGAACGACTCCGCCCGCGCTACCTCGCCGTGGTCGGCGTCACCGCTTACCGCACCGCTTTCGACGACCGCAAGGCCCGGATAGGCCCCCAGACCCGCACCATCGGCGAAACCCGCGTCTGGGCCCTGCCCAACCCCAGCGGCCTGAACGCCCACTGGACGGCCCAGACGATGGCCGAGGAGTACGCCCGCCTCCGAGCGGCAGCGCAAGCGGACGCGGACACCGCCACCGCCACCGCCTGA
- a CDS encoding ABC transporter permease gives MSFPAVLHAEWIKVRSLRSLVGSLISVFLATAGLTVLVCATLGHPAADSTDFVEPILFSYYGLNFGQMAALTFGAIAMASEYKNGGIRVSLGAVPNRGLFYAAKLVVIAGLAFAVGLVTSLTSFLSGQALMDKGFGIGIGDPGALRAVVGCAFYLALLSLLAAGLAALLRSVTGTMSVLVPMFLIAPFVVGDVSHGGSAADFLPDRAGQQILLLHPEGPLGAWSGMAVLMAWSGLVVGAGWWALRRRDA, from the coding sequence GTGTCGTTCCCCGCAGTTCTGCACGCCGAGTGGATCAAGGTCCGCTCGCTGCGGTCCCTCGTCGGCTCGCTGATATCGGTGTTCCTGGCGACAGCCGGGCTGACCGTCCTCGTCTGCGCCACGCTGGGGCACCCGGCCGCCGACAGCACTGATTTCGTCGAGCCCATTCTGTTCTCCTACTACGGCCTCAACTTCGGGCAGATGGCGGCACTCACCTTCGGCGCGATAGCCATGGCCTCGGAGTACAAGAACGGGGGGATACGGGTCTCGCTGGGCGCAGTGCCCAACCGGGGGCTGTTCTACGCGGCGAAGCTGGTGGTGATCGCCGGTCTTGCCTTCGCCGTAGGGCTCGTCACCAGTCTGACTTCGTTCCTGTCCGGCCAGGCGCTCATGGACAAGGGGTTCGGCATAGGCATCGGTGATCCGGGGGCACTTCGCGCGGTGGTCGGCTGCGCCTTCTACCTCGCCCTGCTCAGCTTGCTGGCCGCCGGCCTCGCGGCGCTGCTGCGCAGCGTCACCGGCACCATGAGCGTGCTCGTGCCCATGTTCCTGATCGCGCCGTTCGTGGTCGGGGACGTGTCGCACGGCGGTAGCGCCGCGGACTTCCTGCCGGATCGGGCGGGCCAGCAGATCCTGCTGCTCCACCCGGAAGGGCCGTTGGGGGCCTGGAGCGGCATGGCGGTGCTCATGGCGTGGAGCGGGCTGGTCGTGGGGGCGGGCTGGTGGGCGCTGCGGCGGCGGGACGCCTGA
- a CDS encoding ABC transporter ATP-binding protein → MTSIDVQELTKEYGTTRAVDRLTFSVRPGRVTGFLGPNGAGKSTTMRLVLGLDRPTSGTATLGGRPYAEYDEPLRHVGALLDAQAAHGSRTARNHLLALAASNRIPARRVDEVLEEAGIARVAGRRIKTFSLGMRQRLGIAAALLGDPSVLILDEPSNGLDPEGIIWIRELMRRLAREGRAVLVSSHLMNETASFADHLVVLGRGRLLADTPMQDFIDSRIQPRVRLRTTDGSRLHTLLTSRGFAPVQGEDGRWIVEGARVEEVGLLAATDGIPILELATEEATLEQAYLDLTADEAEFASASAVSSVPAVGPNRPTPPHSSHHTNPSTPSSPTTSTSPSSLSIRSVRSATDQEV, encoded by the coding sequence ATGACCAGCATCGACGTCCAAGAGCTCACCAAGGAGTACGGAACCACCCGCGCCGTGGACCGCCTGACATTCAGCGTGCGGCCCGGCCGGGTCACCGGCTTCCTCGGCCCCAACGGCGCCGGAAAGTCCACCACCATGCGGCTCGTCCTGGGCCTGGACCGGCCGACGTCGGGCACCGCCACGCTCGGCGGCCGCCCGTACGCGGAATACGACGAGCCGCTGCGCCACGTCGGCGCGCTGCTCGACGCCCAGGCCGCGCACGGCTCGCGCACCGCACGGAATCATCTGCTGGCTCTGGCCGCCAGTAACCGAATACCGGCACGACGCGTGGACGAGGTCCTGGAAGAGGCGGGTATCGCCCGTGTCGCGGGCCGACGCATCAAGACCTTCTCCCTTGGTATGCGTCAGCGGCTCGGGATCGCGGCGGCCCTGCTCGGCGACCCCTCGGTGCTGATCCTGGACGAGCCGTCCAATGGCCTCGACCCGGAAGGGATCATCTGGATAAGGGAGTTGATGCGGAGGCTTGCCCGTGAGGGCCGGGCCGTCCTGGTCTCCAGCCACCTGATGAACGAGACCGCGTCGTTCGCCGACCACCTGGTCGTCCTCGGCCGAGGACGACTCCTGGCCGACACACCCATGCAGGACTTCATCGACTCGCGCATACAGCCGCGAGTGCGCCTGCGGACCACCGACGGCAGTCGCCTGCACACCCTGCTCACATCGCGGGGTTTCGCACCCGTCCAAGGCGAGGACGGCCGCTGGATTGTCGAGGGCGCACGCGTCGAGGAGGTGGGTCTCCTCGCGGCGACGGACGGCATCCCGATCCTCGAACTCGCGACGGAGGAGGCAACGCTGGAGCAGGCCTATCTCGACCTCACGGCAGACGAGGCGGAGTTCGCGTCCGCCTCAGCCGTCTCGTCCGTCCCGGCCGTCGGCCCCAATCGTCCCACCCCTCCTCACTCATCCCACCATACGAACCCATCCACTCCTTCTTCCCCTACGACCTCTACTTCCCCTTCCTCCCTGTCTATCCGCTCCGTCCGTTCGGCCACCGACCAGGAGGTATGA
- a CDS encoding sensor histidine kinase, with product MIRFLRPLGRSVTYTRWLHLSMPAAVYGIWLFIDMEKPYVPFLALLLIGLIPAVRLTEGIQAQLLVVPKERGRHDATVSAAPSASWAERGRTVMWLEIRLALALVTLVISVWLPVVTYELVRASLGHGTSDVPVLRDLAPHWWWLPLSPLPVLLMLGCVAAMGELDAAIARRLLGPSKEERLTALEERTERLLERNRIAREIHDSIGHALTVAVVQAGAARAAGDPAFTARALAAIEETGRAALDDLERVLLVLRESGGPVGQRPTLDEADRLLESARASGAKVDSELSGPLSLVPGPVSREGYRILQEALTNVLRHSGPVPVRVRIAVLGERLELDVTNPLAGSTPRGQGGSGLRGIRERAALLGGEARSGPQAGEWRVRVRLPLDGLR from the coding sequence ATGATCCGCTTTCTCCGCCCGCTGGGCCGCTCCGTGACGTACACGCGATGGCTGCATCTGTCGATGCCCGCCGCGGTGTACGGCATTTGGCTGTTCATCGATATGGAAAAGCCGTATGTCCCCTTTCTCGCCCTGCTGTTGATAGGGCTGATACCGGCCGTGCGCCTGACCGAGGGGATACAGGCCCAGTTGCTCGTGGTGCCGAAGGAGCGGGGCCGACACGACGCGACCGTCTCCGCGGCGCCGTCGGCCAGTTGGGCCGAGCGCGGGCGGACGGTCATGTGGCTGGAGATACGGCTGGCGCTCGCGCTGGTGACCCTGGTGATATCGGTATGGCTTCCCGTGGTCACCTACGAGCTGGTCAGGGCCTCTCTGGGCCACGGCACGAGCGACGTCCCCGTCCTGCGTGACCTGGCTCCGCACTGGTGGTGGTTGCCGCTGTCTCCGCTGCCCGTTCTCCTCATGCTCGGCTGTGTCGCGGCCATGGGGGAACTGGACGCCGCCATCGCGCGGCGGCTGCTCGGCCCGTCGAAGGAGGAGCGGCTGACCGCGCTGGAGGAGCGGACCGAGCGGCTGCTCGAACGTAATCGGATCGCCCGCGAGATCCATGACTCGATCGGGCACGCGCTGACCGTCGCGGTGGTACAGGCCGGTGCTGCCCGGGCGGCGGGCGACCCGGCGTTCACGGCCCGGGCGCTGGCCGCGATCGAGGAGACGGGCCGGGCCGCGCTGGACGACCTGGAGCGCGTTCTGCTCGTGCTGCGTGAGAGCGGGGGGCCGGTGGGGCAGCGGCCGACGCTCGACGAGGCCGACCGGCTGCTCGAATCGGCGCGGGCCTCGGGGGCGAAGGTGGATTCCGAGCTCAGCGGCCCGCTGTCGTTGGTGCCGGGTCCGGTTTCCCGGGAGGGGTACCGGATCCTCCAGGAGGCACTGACCAATGTGCTGCGGCACTCGGGTCCGGTGCCCGTGCGGGTGCGGATAGCGGTATTGGGAGAGCGATTGGAGCTCGATGTGACGAATCCGCTGGCGGGTTCGACGCCCAGGGGGCAGGGCGGCAGCGGCCTGCGCGGCATACGTGAACGGGCGGCGCTGCTGGGCGGCGAGGCCCGGTCGGGTCCGCAGGCGGGGGAATGGAGGGTGCGCGTCCGGCTGCCGCTGGACGGCCTACGCTGA
- a CDS encoding response regulator transcription factor has product MPVTVLLVDDEPLVRAGLRAVLEAQPDIEVVGEAADGAAVIPLVRQLRPDVVAMDVRMPLLDGIEATRAVLRTVQDPPKILVVTTFENDEYVYEALRAGADGFLLKRARPAEIVHAVRLVAEGESLLFPAAVRSLAAEYGNRDARAALDKAALTEREAAVLRLMARGLSNAEIAARLIVGTETVKTHVSAVLAKLGARDRTQAVIAAYESGFVAPS; this is encoded by the coding sequence ATGCCGGTTACCGTTCTTCTCGTCGACGACGAACCCCTGGTCCGTGCGGGTCTGCGTGCCGTACTGGAGGCTCAGCCCGACATCGAGGTGGTGGGTGAGGCCGCCGATGGCGCCGCCGTCATCCCGCTGGTGCGCCAGCTGCGCCCCGATGTGGTGGCGATGGATGTCCGGATGCCGTTGCTCGATGGCATAGAGGCCACTCGGGCGGTGCTGCGCACGGTGCAGGATCCGCCGAAGATCCTGGTGGTCACGACGTTCGAGAACGACGAGTACGTGTACGAGGCGCTGCGGGCCGGCGCCGACGGGTTTCTGCTGAAGCGGGCCCGGCCCGCCGAGATCGTGCACGCGGTGCGGCTCGTCGCGGAGGGCGAATCGCTGCTGTTCCCGGCGGCGGTCCGGTCGCTCGCGGCCGAGTACGGCAACCGGGACGCCCGGGCGGCGCTGGACAAGGCGGCCCTCACCGAGCGTGAGGCGGCCGTGCTGCGGCTGATGGCGCGCGGGCTCTCCAACGCGGAGATCGCCGCCCGGCTGATCGTCGGCACCGAGACGGTGAAGACCCATGTCAGCGCCGTCCTGGCCAAGTTGGGCGCCCGGGACCGGACTCAGGCCGTGATCGCGGCGTACGAGTCGGGATTCGTGGCTCCGAGCTGA
- a CDS encoding ROK family transcriptional regulator yields the protein MGRLTGGDPSLLRRINSAVVLHALRGAESPTLTDLTRITGLSRPTVEGVVEGLMEGGLVVESAPEEGEARRQGRPARRFRFRAEAGHLLGIEIGPHRVAALLSGLDGRIVGAGSREVSETASADERLEKVRATVADLLRRAGVARSSLRAVGVGSPGIVEADGTVRLGTALPEWTGLALGERLRRSFRCPVLVENDANAAAVAEHWKGAATDSDDIVFVLAGLSPGAGSLIGGRLHRGFGGAAGEIGALHLLGRDVTPEKLLSTTEEPLHPLDEQAVADVFALAKRGDSGAQEAVERFIQRLVHDVAALVLALDPELVVVGGWAAGIDGVLDPLRQELARYCLRPPRVTLSLLGEAAVATGALRLALDHVEEQLFAVEGTVTARR from the coding sequence TTGGGGCGGCTGACCGGCGGGGATCCCTCTCTGCTGCGGCGGATCAACTCCGCGGTGGTTCTCCATGCACTGCGTGGGGCGGAATCTCCCACGCTGACCGATCTGACCCGGATCACCGGCCTGTCGAGGCCGACGGTCGAGGGCGTGGTCGAGGGGCTCATGGAGGGCGGACTCGTCGTGGAGTCGGCTCCCGAGGAGGGCGAGGCGCGCCGTCAGGGACGCCCCGCGCGCCGGTTCAGGTTCCGGGCCGAGGCGGGCCATCTGCTGGGCATCGAGATCGGCCCGCACCGGGTGGCGGCGCTGCTGTCCGGGCTCGACGGACGGATCGTCGGCGCCGGGTCCCGCGAGGTGTCGGAGACGGCCTCGGCCGATGAGCGTCTGGAGAAGGTCAGGGCGACGGTGGCCGACCTGCTGCGGCGGGCCGGGGTGGCGCGCAGTTCGCTCCGCGCGGTCGGTGTCGGCAGCCCCGGCATAGTGGAGGCCGACGGCACCGTGCGGCTCGGCACGGCGCTGCCCGAGTGGACCGGTCTGGCTCTGGGCGAGCGGCTGCGGCGGTCGTTCCGCTGCCCGGTGCTGGTCGAGAACGACGCCAACGCGGCGGCCGTGGCCGAGCACTGGAAGGGCGCGGCGACCGACTCCGACGACATCGTCTTCGTCCTGGCCGGGCTGAGCCCGGGAGCCGGGTCGCTGATAGGCGGACGGCTGCACCGGGGGTTCGGCGGCGCGGCGGGCGAGATCGGCGCGCTGCATCTGCTGGGCCGCGACGTGACGCCCGAGAAGCTGCTGTCGACGACCGAGGAGCCGCTGCACCCGTTGGACGAGCAGGCGGTCGCCGATGTGTTCGCGCTGGCCAAGCGGGGTGACAGCGGTGCGCAGGAGGCGGTCGAGCGGTTCATCCAGCGGCTGGTCCACGATGTGGCGGCCCTGGTGCTCGCGCTCGACCCGGAGCTGGTGGTCGTCGGCGGCTGGGCGGCGGGGATCGACGGCGTGCTGGACCCCTTGCGCCAGGAACTGGCGCGGTACTGCCTGCGGCCGCCGCGGGTGACCCTCTCCCTCCTCGGGGAGGCGGCGGTGGCGACCGGTGCGCTGCGGCTCGCGCTCGACCACGTCGAGGAGCAGCTGTTCGCGGTCGAGGGCACGGTGACGGCTCGCCGCTGA
- a CDS encoding GntR family transcriptional regulator: MGTTQLETVPEPKYWHLKTVLSEALDSDFAVGEILPNERELAARFGVARATLRQALEQLELEGRLQRRRGVGTTVAPPRVGVSVGAEQHDWPGTAGDSWQAADCAVGTPPLAVARLFDTEPLEEVHTVRRIRTTHGQPVAAELLYVPASSVPDLTAIDAPSGPARARSVLRELQRLDLEGQDRAVELGSARADDAKELDRLPGAPVLVVTTRYFSLGRTVAVSVATYRADTCRLTFGDSGDLQISHAGHRQAS, encoded by the coding sequence GTGGGGACCACGCAGCTGGAAACGGTGCCGGAGCCGAAGTACTGGCACCTCAAGACCGTGCTGAGCGAGGCGCTCGACTCGGACTTCGCGGTGGGAGAGATCCTGCCCAACGAGCGTGAGCTGGCCGCCCGTTTCGGTGTCGCGCGCGCCACGCTCCGCCAGGCTCTGGAGCAGCTCGAACTCGAAGGCAGGCTGCAGCGCCGCCGCGGCGTCGGCACGACCGTCGCCCCGCCGCGCGTGGGCGTCTCCGTCGGCGCCGAGCAGCACGACTGGCCCGGCACCGCCGGTGACTCCTGGCAGGCCGCCGACTGCGCCGTCGGCACCCCGCCGCTCGCGGTGGCCCGGCTCTTCGACACCGAGCCGCTCGAAGAGGTGCACACCGTCCGCCGGATCCGCACCACCCACGGCCAGCCCGTCGCCGCCGAGCTCCTCTACGTACCGGCGTCCTCCGTGCCGGACCTCACCGCGATCGACGCGCCGTCCGGACCGGCCCGCGCGCGCAGCGTGCTGCGCGAGCTCCAGCGCCTCGACCTGGAGGGCCAGGACCGCGCGGTCGAGCTCGGCTCGGCCCGCGCCGACGACGCGAAGGAGCTCGACCGGCTGCCGGGCGCGCCCGTCCTCGTCGTGACGACGCGCTACTTCTCCCTCGGCCGGACCGTCGCCGTCTCGGTGGCGACCTACCGCGCCGACACCTGCCGCCTCACCTTCGGCGACTCCGGCGACCTGCAGATCAGCCACGCCGGCCACCGCCAGGCCTCCTGA
- the sigJ gene encoding RNA polymerase sigma factor SigJ — protein sequence MTAPTAAELFEDHRSVLTGVAYRMLGRVTDAEDVVQEAWLRWSAQDRDGVRDPRAFLVRITTRLAIDRLRQIQARCEAYVGPWLPELISTDFGPVVPDTVEQAMLADSVSLAVLVVLESLSPLERAVFVLREAFGFPFAEIAATLDRTEPAVRQLAGRARRHVDERKPRYDVDPAHRRDLTERFMAAAGGGDLDSMLSLLAPDVRFIGDSGGKSKAPMRIIESADKVGRFLYAVSQEGGPEGDFRITEINGGPAVLVLYDGEPDSVLQLDVLDGRIHCIYVVRNPDKLTALAHELCEARVDQSSC from the coding sequence GTGACTGCCCCCACCGCCGCCGAACTCTTCGAAGACCACAGGTCCGTCCTCACGGGCGTGGCCTACCGCATGCTGGGCCGTGTGACCGACGCCGAGGACGTGGTGCAGGAGGCGTGGCTGCGCTGGTCGGCGCAGGATCGCGACGGCGTGCGCGACCCGCGCGCGTTCCTCGTGCGGATCACCACCCGGCTCGCCATCGACCGGCTCAGACAGATCCAGGCGCGGTGCGAGGCGTACGTGGGGCCCTGGCTGCCCGAGCTGATCTCGACCGATTTCGGGCCTGTCGTACCGGATACGGTCGAACAGGCCATGCTGGCCGATTCCGTCTCGCTCGCCGTTCTGGTCGTCCTCGAATCGCTCTCGCCGCTGGAGCGCGCGGTGTTCGTCCTGCGGGAGGCGTTCGGCTTCCCGTTCGCGGAGATCGCGGCCACCCTGGACCGCACGGAGCCCGCCGTGCGCCAGCTCGCCGGGCGCGCCCGGCGCCACGTCGACGAGCGCAAGCCCCGCTACGACGTCGACCCCGCCCACCGCCGCGACCTCACCGAGCGGTTCATGGCCGCCGCGGGCGGCGGCGACCTGGACTCCATGCTCTCCCTGCTCGCCCCCGACGTACGGTTCATCGGCGACAGTGGCGGAAAGTCCAAGGCCCCGATGCGGATCATCGAGTCCGCCGACAAGGTCGGACGCTTCCTGTACGCGGTGTCACAGGAGGGCGGGCCCGAGGGTGACTTCCGCATCACGGAGATCAACGGCGGCCCCGCGGTGCTGGTCCTCTACGACGGCGAGCCCGACAGCGTCCTGCAGCTCGACGTCCTCGATGGCCGCATCCACTGCATCTATGTCGTACGGAACCCGGACAAACTGACCGCACTCGCCCACGAACTGTGCGAGGCGCGCGTGGATCAGTCGTCCTGTTAG